tattcagttaggatgcattgagggtgagtaaaacatggggaaatcttgatttggtagtgaaatatccctttaaacagcCATGTGATAGATGCCATTTATACGACGTCtgcaaaatgtggatttgctgcaccaataagaccagcggagacacactttacattcgccagactttaaacaaacatatacgtcgaccaacagtattaaaaagcacttttgccttctaactgtgcatgtgtatgtgccaaGGCACGTCCTGTATCTTTACACAACAagatcgccatccactggcctggtgTGCATACTACAGCGTTTTTATCCGTTTTCCTGGATCTGTGTAAATGCAGACCGTTTTGATAACACTGTCATATGTaagtgaaacttttcaaaaacgcaaaggagaaacttttccgtttttcatcgtgtaaacgtggccttagatacaggattttttttatccCAGCATCTCGGAGACATATCCTCTCTTTCCAAAGCCTAAGGTTTTCTCAGTcttgttgaaatgttttatgcatGAGCTTTTCTTGCACATTATACAATATTTCCCTGATTTAGTTGTCTCTTGTAGATTTAGTTTTTTGGTGTTTATCATTTAAATCgtttaaaaattctgtaataaaacatttttattttatgaaaggcACTTTGAAAATTGTACGAAGCTAATAAAATAGCTGATATGTGCATGTTCGTAGATGTGACTGCCATTAAATTAGTTGAATTCTAAGTAATTCCAAATATAATAGATATGAACAAGATGCACCACTATTATTACGAATGGGGAGGGAATGCAATGCACAATATGGACACCCAAGCGAAGTCCCACCTTCCTGTATAAAAGAGCCAATTGTCAATCGATAAAGAATGACAATACTCTGGGGCTCTACATGGAGTACCAACCTGAGCTCATGAGCAGCTGAGAGCCAAAAACACATTGAAAAAACGTAGGTGTATGTGGGAGCCCCAAAGCTAAGAATGAGCAGGTGCTGTTTGTAAAGCTTTGCATTTTTGTCATCTATGTTGCTGGTCACGTGTCCCGCTTTATCTGAAATGGCAGCGGCCACGGCTCACTTCCTGTATTTTCACCAAACCAGTCTGACCTGCTGCTTAATCTGCAAAACAAGCagacgcacgcgcacacacagggAACCCCGTGTGCGTGCCTTACAACGTACTAAGGATGACCTCTGTAGTGCCCTTGACATTCAAAGCTGTCGATTTGAGAATCTGAATACACAAACAAGTTGATCTGTTTCTTGTAGGTTTATCTGATGCTGTGATTGTCATTGCGTAGAATGGAAATAAATCTCATTGTTGATTTGTTCCTattctttgtttctttagttTCACCAGTCTGTATCAGCTGAACTCAAGTCTTTGGGCAGAAGCTCATACACGCTGTGTGTGGACGGCCCACTGCTTATCCAACAGGTGCTTCACCCTGAGGCCTCCAAAAAGGTAAATCCACAACCACTCTTTCATCCTTATTGGGATAATATTTCCAGTATCTCAAGCACGAAGTACTTCATTTTATTATAGCAAAAAAGCGCATGAGCTGTCAGTTGTGGTGTCATCTGTTGAGcacaaacatgttttaatcTTCACTGGAATGCTGGCACTTTCAGTCCTTTATCCCTCTTCAGCGCACGCTGCTCCCTGCCCATCCCTCGGGCTCCTCCTGAGCATATTTTCCTTCGCAAATCCCCCTCATTTGCCTGTGTGTGTTGTAGAATCTGGTCTTGCCGGAGTGTTTCTACTCGTTTGTGGACTTGAGGAAAGAGTATCACAAATGCTGCCCCAACGCAGGCGCCGTCAAAGATCTCACTCTGCCCTCCATGCTGGACTGTATCCTGCCTCTGAAACTAGTTTTACTGTGCTTTATATAACCGATCTAATGACTTGAGCATAGCGCTTGATGCGTAACATTCATATTGATCCATTACATTCTTTTTATCAGCATCAAATCTACTGTGAATTGAAATGAGATTTGAGTGTTTAAAAGAACGAAAGAgggaaaatgaaaatgtttagaCTTCAGTGGTTCAGTATGAATATGTGTATACCATGTTTGTATTGCTGTTTGTGCCTTGACCTTGTTCTCAGATGTGTGTGTTCCCGAGGTGGTGGATCTGGAGGCAGGAGTGAGGGAGGTGAAGAACATGGGCCTGCTATTGTTGCACCTCCTGGCTGAACCTTACAGTGAGTTACACAGCATGATAAATTCATCCTTTACACGCCAACAGAACAATCATATCTACATTCACATTTGAAGCGCACAACACTGCATGTTACATTTGCTCTTTTAACTTTTATTCTTTGTAGATCACTCATTCTCAGATTATGAGGTTGTCAACTACAAGTTTGAATCCGGACCGTGGTATGTACTCAATACTACTGATATACTTAAAGTGACAAACAATAGAGGCatgctttcattttttttgtatgcTGTAAGGGAGTGTCCATCAGCCCTGCTGGTGCCCAGTAGTCTCATGTTGATTTTGGCATTCCATTATGAATATTACTTGTTAAAAACTGTAAGGGCTGCTGGGGATGTGTGATGGTTACCTGTGTGTCTGCATGTGTTTTCAGCAGTAAAACGGAGGCTGTGGATAGCGAGACGGTCATCAGAGCCCGCGGGTTGCCATGGCAGTCTTCTGATCAGGACATCGCTCGCTTCTTCAAGGGTCTCAACATTGCCAAGTGAGATTACAGCACAGTGTAGCACTGAGATGCACACTCACAACGACACAGAGCGTGCTCAGGACTGACCCTTAAGTGCACATTAACAGTGTAATGTAAAACCTTACTGAGACTCTGAAGACGAATCCAGACAAATGTTGCATCAAGTAGATTTGCATTCGAGATTCATCAGAAGTGTTTCAATATTGTTACGTTTTACATGTGTTGTACATGTGtcttatgtatttttctatatCTGTGTGAATCAGAGGCGGCGTTGCTCTGTGTCTAAACGCTCAGGGCCGGAGGAACGGAGAGGCTCTGGTGCGATTCATAAACTCGGAGCACAGAGACATGGCACTGGACAGACATAAACACCACATGGGCAGCAGATACATAGAAGTGAGTTTATTTCCTCACAGCATCCAAACGCATGTGCATAGACATTAATTTGGTAACAGCACTCACATTGGTGACCTAGTCGGCAATCATTAATTTCACAGAAGtatctttacatttatgtaggatgattttatgtagtaaaaaatgactttagctagGTTTTCACACACCTGGTCACATGTATTCTGACATATTTTGAATTGTTATATGTAGATGAGAAGATTTACACAATGTGATTAATACAAATGAAAGTCATGATGGTTGTGCAGTGCGATCCCCTGACGTTATGTTTAACTCTCGTTTCAGGTGTATAAAGCCACAGGAGAGGAGTTTTTGAAAATCGCGGGAGGTGagagacattttaaatgaatttaggAAGACAATGTGATTGGAAGGTTCTCAAGTGTTTTTAGAGCAAACCTCCATCCGCTATtcccaggtgtgtgtgtgtgtgtgtgtgtgtgtgcgtgtctcatTTTTTCCTGCTGGGGAAATGAAAGGCTCTTTGTCAGACCCTTCCTGTTGCTGACTCATGTTGGTCAGGTAGAGAGGGAAACTCTACTCTGCTTCCCTCCTGCCCCCCTCTGTGTCCAGGCcaagaagagagagagctctTCCCTTAGGGAGGAAGATGGGTCAGGTGCCTCTGAAAAGCCTCACACGCAGCAGGTGTAAAAGACCAGCGGCTCGCCTAGATATAATTACACCCGCGTGTGTTGATGCGTCTGCTGAAAGCTTTTAGAGTAGTTGAAAGCCTCCAGAGTGGATGTTCTGACATTCTGTACCTTTTGTGGCCCTCAAATGGAGTTACACTGCTTGCGTGTGGGTACTCTGTTGAAGATTAAAGCAGTCACTTTATACTGTAATCATGCCTATAATATTTTTCTTACTTGACAGGCACATCCAATGAGGTTGCTCAGTTTCTTTCTAAAGAGAACCAGATGATTATCCGAATGCGGGGGCTTCCGTTCACTGCAACTCCTCAGGATGTTCTGGGTTTCCTGGGGCCGGAGAGCCCAGTGACGGACGGGATGGAGGGACTTCTGTTTGTAAAGTACCCGGATGGACGTCCCACAGGGGATGCGTTCGTTCTCTTTGCCTGTGAAGAATATGCCCAAAATGCCCTGAAGAAGCACAAACAAATCCTGGGCAAGAGATACATCGAGCTGTTTCGCAGTACTGCAGCTGAGGTCCAGCAGGTACACACGAACCCTTATTTAATCGGGAATGACATAAAAATCTTATTAAGCGTCAGTCAGTGTTGCCAGGTCCACTTAAAAAGAACTTTCTTGGGGTGGTTTTGTCACCCAGTGATAAAACAGGGAAGTTGCATGTCATTGTCAGTCaaatatttcaactttattTTGTTGTCTGTTATAAGATCTGGTAACGCTGCCCTTGGCTATAATGAAATGACTATAATGCAAAATATAGTATTTTCTTCCTGTCACATGTATAGGGTGTTATGAGGTGGGATTTTCTTGGGTGTCTGGTTAAAAGAAACTACCTGTCATTACAGTGGATTGGGTAATGTTTTTCTTGTCCAGAATAgttgtcattgtttttttcctctgtGTGTTTTCAAACTAGGTATTGAACCGCTACATGTCCACTCCACTGATCTCcactcttcctcctcctcctgctcCAATCATGTCTTTGCCTGTTCTGGCCACGCCTCCCTACATCGCCACTGGCAGCTCACGAGACTGCGTCAGACTGAGAGGTCTGCCCTACACCGCTGCCATCGAAGAGATCCTGGAGTTTATGGGGGAACACACCATTGACATCAAACCACACGGAGTGCACATGGTCCTTAACCAGCAGGTGATATAGAGCGAGAGGGACACGACTTTATAATGTCAGATAATAGACACGGGCCACAATCGTCAACTAGTCATCCTACAAAAAACTAGTGCCATCCCTGTCAGATACATGCTCAAAATCAGACATTTCCAGAATGATTTCTGACCACTTTTTCGGGTCATCTTCTAGGGTCGTCCATCCGGTGATGCCTTCATTCAGATGAGGTCGGCAGACCGTGCGTTCATGGTGTCTCAGAAGTGCCACAAGAAGATGATGAAGGACCGGTATGTGGAGGTGTTCCAGTGCTCCACCGAAGAGATGAGCTTTGTACTGATGGGGGGAACTCTGAACCGCAGCGGCCTTTCACCACCTCCCTGCAAACTGCCCTGTAAGAGAGACTCCACCCCCTGTCCTACCTGAACCTTTACTATCAGCCAAATGCACCCGCTCTGAGCCATAAACCTGGGATTTGTGTTATGTTAAGTCCTTGTAGAAAGAGATAAGATGAACCATGGTAGTAATAGTTAGTATTCAGCGTGAGCCAGCGGCTGTAATCTGGTCCCGCTCAAGAGATGCAGATTCGTGTTTGTGTGCCTCTACTGTTCTAGTCGGCTGCTATCAGCTCGGCTCTTTGATATCAGATTTCGTTTATCTGAAAGAAAACAGCGCGATCACCTCGGTCACCGATCTAAAGGTGCAACTTTTTGGCATTTAGAAAGAGCAGGACTGTAGCGGCACTAAAGGAAAGGCTGTTTACTTGGTGATTTGATCTGCTTGTCTGACCTTGGCTTGAGAATGGGCCGTATGTGCTCACGCCACCCCAGAGGAGACTGTAGTAGTCCCTGTGCCAGCTGAGCAAAGTGTACATGACATTCACACACTCtgtgtatatgtttgtgtgaGAGTGAATTGCATGCCCAAATTACCCTTTATAAACTATTggtatttttaaagggatagttcatccaaaaatgaaaattcattcagcattaactcatcctcatgtcatttcaaacttgtatgaccaaacaacattggcccctatCACACaacacggagacatttctcaaaatatcttcttttcctAAATGTTTTGTCCTCGCTCAGGTCTCTCTCCACCAGCCTACGCTGCTTTTCCTGCAACCACAGCTATGCTTCCCAACGAGGCTGCATTGTATCAGCCCCCCCTGCTGGCCACTCCAAGAACTCCACAGCCCCCAACACACAGCCCTGGGCCCACTTTAGCCTACTACTCCCCACAGCCACATTTGtacatgaatatgaatatgaactACACTGCCTACTATCCCAGGTATAATAAGTACACATGTGGTGTGGTCCGTAAACATTAAGTCCCATTTTCTACATATATAAAGAATTGACTTTAGGCTCTCCCCTTTCTTTTTTTCAGTCCACCGGTCTCTCCCTCCACCGTGAGTTATTTTGCAGCCCCACCGGGTTCAGTAGCAGCAGCTGTTGCCGCCCAGCCAACCCCTACCATCCTGTCCCCTCAACCTGGAGCGCTGGTGCGAATGCAGGGCCTGCCATACAACGCCGGGGTCAAAGACATCCTCAGCTTCTTTCAGGGATATCAGGTGACTCTTCATTCCAATATTCACTCCTTATTCAAAGGAATTCGAGGAATAAAGTTTCCTGAGCAGTATATACAGTTTAACTGGGATTCAGTCTGCTCATGTGTGccgtgttgtttttgttgaaagTGCAGTTCTGATATTACAGTACAACTCTCAGAATAAACACATGCGTGTTTTTTGTAGGCTCTTTGCGATTAAATCGTGACtgtttgtctctttttgacAAATCTTATAAACAGAACTATTCAAAAGTCACAAGTTATTTAGCACTCCTTAATTTCAAAAGTTTTCTCGTAACAACTTATATTATAAGCAGCAtaattttaataacatttttgccTTGATGACAACATGTAATTTTGCTGGCATTGACTCCACCAGTTTGTGCAAAACATCTAtgtcagtggttcccaaacctGGGGGTGGGACCCCAAGAGGGGGTGTGACAAGGCATTCTTTTTGAATAATATTTAGTTTCTTATATCCTACTGCTTGCTGTTAAGAGCTGGCTTAAAAAACCATACGCTTGTACTTTCTCTGCATGCACAAATGGAATCATATTATATTGAAATCAAACCAATTGAATTCAATAAATATTATATGAGTTTGCAGGGAAAGGATGTTTCATGAGTGTCTTTATGTGGGTGTATGTAGGTGGTGAGGATCCGGTGGGGctcgaaaacatgtttctctaCAAAACGTTTGGGAAGCACTGATCCATGTTATTCCAGAATGATCTGTGAATGTTTCATAGAGCGTCTTCTATGTAATCTGAGTTTTTGTACTAAAGTACAAAATTTGCTAATTTGGTTCGAGACCAAAATATCCACCATATCTATTATGCATATTTATCTTACTACTTTCTAATTCGATAATTATATAATACCATTTCTTAAGTTACCAAAACATAGATTTGTGGCGTGAACGCAGATTTATACAGCAGTTCTCTAGGATAGCGTTTTGCTCAATCATTTTGTCCCTCCTCTTCCCCACCTCTCATTAGCTGACACCTGAGTAGGCGGAGTCTTCAGAGGACGGTATGACACCCACTGTACACTCAGAGGAGGGAAGAGGGTTGTTAAAGATGGAAGGATGGTTAGACGGACGTGAATGATGCTTTGTTATGGGCACGGGTCTGTTTGTGCTTCCTCTCTCACATCTAGTCCAGGACATTTTTCCAGTAGCTGtgattgtttatatttttgtgggATGGGAGAGGGTGAAACCGTCTTCAGCATGCAGTGTGTCTGCCCTGCCCTCTGAGGTCTGAGCTGTGCGTGTATCTGATGTGTTCACAAAGCGTATCACGGTGGCGCGTGTGTGAGAAGCTGAATTCAGGTTTGACTTCCGGCTGAACTGATGAAATTGATCTGAGCCCAGTTCACCCTCCAAGTGTGCTTTTAACCTCTCTGACAAAATGCACACTACAGGGCTCTGTGTGCGGGAAGTGTTTCTTTTTGGCAGGTGGTCTAAACCCCCTTTCTCTTTATCTATAGTGAATTCAGGCTTTTACATCCTATGTGCAACCTTATATAATGtgtactttatttttttccttGTTGTGCAGTGTATTTTGGGTggtgtgtgttctgtgtgttgtttgttttaatggatAGGTTTGGGGTATACTGGTGTCACCTCTTGTGTTGTGCTATATGGGAACATAACAACTTGTGTTTGGAGCCTTTTTTATATATCAAAAGTGAAAATGGTGTTTGTAACTCTAATATCTCCATATATTAATATGCCATTTTTGTCACCTTTAGTAATAAAGCTATTAAATAGGGGTGTGAATATGTGCTACAGTTTGATTCAATAATAAttcaattatattattaatgaaATTATCATTATATTACTAAAATCCATTAACAATACGTCCAAGTGATGCATTTTTACACCCCCTGTTTACTGTGACTTATGAACACCGCTGAGAAAAGTGCGGACTGTTCAGTTTAAAGTTTACcccaaattaaaattctgtcatcatttactcaccctcttgtcatttcaaacccatatgactttcttcaaaatatcttcttttttgttcagcggaagaaagaatgttggtaaccgaacagtggcggtacccattcacttctattgtatggacaccaaaccaatgcaagtgaatcgGTGCCAGCGCTgatcagttaccaacattcttcaaaatatcttcttttgtgttctgtggtaggaagaaa
This region of Triplophysa rosa linkage group LG1, Trosa_1v2, whole genome shotgun sequence genomic DNA includes:
- the esrp2 gene encoding epithelial splicing regulatory protein 2 isoform X1; the protein is MASHSDTLVVFFGATAGANGGKLGSDERELILLVWQIVDLHEKKVGKLQRRLVKPDSVDLTEQCKEETRLTAEELCKAEEPLESILQQFHQSVSAELKSLGRSSYTLCVDGPLLIQQVLHPEASKKNLVLPECFYSFVDLRKEYHKCCPNAGAVKDLTLPSMLDYVCVPEVVDLEAGVREVKNMGLLLLHLLAEPYNHSFSDYEVVNYKFESGPCSKTEAVDSETVIRARGLPWQSSDQDIARFFKGLNIAKGGVALCLNAQGRRNGEALVRFINSEHRDMALDRHKHHMGSRYIEVYKATGEEFLKIAGGTSNEVAQFLSKENQMIIRMRGLPFTATPQDVLGFLGPESPVTDGMEGLLFVKYPDGRPTGDAFVLFACEEYAQNALKKHKQILGKRYIELFRSTAAEVQQVLNRYMSTPLISTLPPPPAPIMSLPVLATPPYIATGSSRDCVRLRGLPYTAAIEEILEFMGEHTIDIKPHGVHMVLNQQGRPSGDAFIQMRSADRAFMVSQKCHKKMMKDRYVEVFQCSTEEMSFVLMGGTLNRSGLSPPPCKLPCLSPPAYAAFPATTAMLPNEAALYQPPLLATPRTPQPPTHSPGPTLAYYSPQPHLYMNMNMNYTAYYPSPPVSPSTVSYFAAPPGSVAAAVAAQPTPTILSPQPGALVRMQGLPYNAGVKDILSFFQGYQYVPEDYSSLVGVSDQGRSLIQSKEWLCL
- the esrp2 gene encoding epithelial splicing regulatory protein 2 isoform X2; this translates as MASHSDTLVVFFGATAGANGGKLGSDERELILLVWQIVDLHEKKVGKLQRRLVKPDSVDLTEQCKEETRLTAEELCKAEEPLESILQQFHQSVSAELKSLGRSSYTLCVDGPLLIQQVLHPEASKKNLVLPECFYSFVDLRKEYHKCCPNAGAVKDLTLPSMLDYVCVPEVVDLEAGVREVKNMGLLLLHLLAEPYNHSFSDYEVVNYKFESGPCKTEAVDSETVIRARGLPWQSSDQDIARFFKGLNIAKGGVALCLNAQGRRNGEALVRFINSEHRDMALDRHKHHMGSRYIEVYKATGEEFLKIAGGTSNEVAQFLSKENQMIIRMRGLPFTATPQDVLGFLGPESPVTDGMEGLLFVKYPDGRPTGDAFVLFACEEYAQNALKKHKQILGKRYIELFRSTAAEVQQVLNRYMSTPLISTLPPPPAPIMSLPVLATPPYIATGSSRDCVRLRGLPYTAAIEEILEFMGEHTIDIKPHGVHMVLNQQGRPSGDAFIQMRSADRAFMVSQKCHKKMMKDRYVEVFQCSTEEMSFVLMGGTLNRSGLSPPPCKLPCLSPPAYAAFPATTAMLPNEAALYQPPLLATPRTPQPPTHSPGPTLAYYSPQPHLYMNMNMNYTAYYPSPPVSPSTVSYFAAPPGSVAAAVAAQPTPTILSPQPGALVRMQGLPYNAGVKDILSFFQGYQYVPEDYSSLVGVSDQGRSLIQSKEWLCL
- the esrp2 gene encoding epithelial splicing regulatory protein 2 isoform X3, whose translation is MASHSDTLVVFFGATAGANGGKLGSDERELILLVWQIVDLHEKKVGKLQRRLVKPDSVDLTEQCKEETRLTAEELCKAEEPLESILQQFHQSVSAELKSLGRSSYTLCVDGPLLIQQVLHPEASKKNLVLPECFYSFVDLRKEYHKCCPNAGAVKDLTLPSMLDYVCVPEVVDLEAGVREVKNMGLLLLHLLAEPYNHSFSDYEVVNYKFESGPCSKTEAVDSETVIRARGLPWQSSDQDIARFFKGLNIAKGGVALCLNAQGRRNGEALVRFINSEHRDMALDRHKHHMGSRYIEVYKATGEEFLKIAGGTSNEVAQFLSKENQMIIRMRGLPFTATPQDVLGFLGPESPVTDGMEGLLFVKYPDGRPTGDAFVLFACEEYAQNALKKHKQILGKRYIELFRSTAAEVQQVLNRYMSTPLISTLPPPPAPIMSLPVLATPPYIATGSSRDCVRLRGLPYTAAIEEILEFMGEHTIDIKPHGVHMVLNQQGRPSGDAFIQMRSADRAFMVSQKCHKKMMKDRYVEVFQCSTEEMSFVLMGGTLNRSGLSPPPCKLPCLSPPAYAAFPATTAMLPNEAALYQPPLLATPRTPQPPTHSPGPTLAYYSPQPHLYMNMNMNYTAYYPSPPVSPSTVSYFAAPPGSVAAAVAAQPTPTILSPQPGALVRMQGLPYNAGVKDILSFFQGYQLTPE